From Spirochaetota bacterium, one genomic window encodes:
- a CDS encoding Ig-like domain-containing protein, giving the protein MKANVYVVMLTLMIFFSCGYDITPPRIVSYIPGNGTSAPTSTSIQITFSKTMNKDITQKAFSLMYGETESIHINGKFEWSDSNQIMTFIPEKELIPGYYRIIVDKTACDTHNNTLVTQHLSRFYAGFDYTNPSVTNSSPQDGALNIPLNAIITIHFSEPMNIQSVQKNIRISPAFGYTVLWDNQFTTLILYPHEPLLFNTWYSITIPTNCTDIAGNSILNQYEFRFKTGTEYVRPQITGIYTTSIAENMAQALNFTIFEGANINDELILQFSEPVDESTLLNALIINPAVSWQPLWNTLYTSCTIRFAQSLQPNTQYELLLTTSLKDKAGNFLSDNRCIYFITNGPLSQRPEIIHVVCNETVNGQVQLGPYSQINNLGQELTVQNNSYTFTITFSMDILRNSVPDNVRIEYLHGEQPEMSGNIRSFQWGSSRILTLTIAAIEGGNVYKLTVKGGDSGITAYTGIPLKENMNYIFYFEPQD; this is encoded by the coding sequence CTTTCTCTAAAACAATGAACAAAGACATCACGCAAAAAGCATTTTCACTAATGTACGGCGAAACCGAATCAATCCACATCAATGGAAAGTTTGAATGGAGCGATAGTAACCAGATAATGACTTTTATCCCCGAAAAAGAGCTAATCCCTGGTTACTATCGCATTATTGTAGATAAAACAGCCTGTGACACACATAACAACACTTTAGTCACTCAGCACCTATCACGTTTTTACGCTGGCTTTGATTATACCAACCCTTCAGTCACAAATTCCTCACCACAGGATGGCGCACTGAACATCCCTTTGAATGCTATAATAACAATACATTTTTCCGAACCAATGAATATACAGTCAGTACAAAAAAATATTCGCATTTCACCTGCTTTTGGTTATACCGTTTTGTGGGATAACCAATTCACAACACTCATACTGTATCCTCACGAACCATTACTATTTAATACATGGTATTCAATAACCATACCAACCAATTGTACAGACATTGCTGGTAACAGCATCCTCAACCAGTATGAATTTCGTTTTAAAACTGGTACCGAGTATGTGCGTCCACAAATTACAGGAATCTACACCACATCAATTGCAGAAAATATGGCACAAGCTTTAAATTTTACTATATTTGAAGGTGCAAATATAAACGATGAGCTTATTCTTCAATTTAGCGAACCAGTTGATGAGTCAACCCTTTTAAATGCTCTCATTATAAATCCAGCAGTCTCCTGGCAGCCATTATGGAACACATTATACACCAGTTGTACCATTCGCTTTGCTCAGAGTTTGCAACCCAATACACAGTATGAACTTTTACTCACTACCAGTTTAAAAGACAAAGCAGGCAACTTTCTGTCAGACAATCGTTGTATATACTTCATTACCAATGGTCCACTGTCACAACGTCCAGAAATCATTCATGTAGTCTGCAATGAAACAGTAAACGGGCAAGTTCAATTGGGACCATATAGTCAAATAAATAATTTAGGCCAAGAGCTTACTGTGCAAAACAATAGTTATACTTTCACCATCACATTTTCTATGGACATATTGAGGAATTCAGTACCTGACAATGTTAGGATAGAATATCTACATGGAGAACAACCTGAAATGAGCGGAAATATTCGCTCTTTCCAATGGGGATCATCACGCATACTTACACTTACTATCGCAGCAATCGAAGGAGGCAATGTCTATAAGCTGACAGTTAAAGGTGGTGATAGTGGTATTACTGCATACACAGGAATACCGTTAAAGGAAAATATGAATTATATCTTTTACTTTGAACCACAGGATTAA
- a CDS encoding Ig-like domain-containing protein: MKVITMIVSTLLFVISCNYFVDLEPPTIKRIEPANGSTIIQHRPIIFVEFSEEMDKPKTEEAFIIEGVHQLKGHFRWEKNRLYYDLIEDCRDATVYTIKVRSSAEDKNGNNLTNDASSSFSVGSDLIRPVVISINPPDGSLVDNLTTPIVVTFSEPVRLESLYRGFSLSPYVSGNITLSNDGTICTFTPYDPYIHGILYTLTLSNEICDIADNHLLERTISIFKAGTDFVNPTLNPDATNPPDSQVGVFALHANSTLRLIPFTLNSGVDKYANLSITFSKAMQRLDTQKSISISPFVEYTIKWVTDKNLQLIPSEQFALQQQYTISISRQAKDIAGNALDRDYSFLFFINGENSLPIEIQPYGNPVKYLYQMPCSGEGPDEQGPIRILENDDIINSAPPYYFEKQINGLPKTIYILRIVFNNKNNTLDSIGINLISSLQNVSFTVQAGNVITSPKIWKISKPQNKSNALDIYLFDLEKNQSMYYKISITHGPDGIKDNFNNYMLTPFTLFLNY; encoded by the coding sequence ATGAAAGTAATTACTATGATTGTATCAACTTTATTATTTGTTATCAGCTGTAATTACTTTGTTGATTTAGAACCTCCTACTATTAAACGAATTGAACCGGCCAATGGTTCAACAATAATACAGCATCGCCCTATAATATTTGTGGAATTTTCCGAAGAGATGGACAAACCCAAAACTGAGGAAGCTTTTATTATAGAAGGCGTTCATCAATTAAAAGGGCATTTCAGATGGGAAAAAAACAGACTTTATTATGATCTAATAGAAGATTGTAGAGATGCAACCGTCTACACCATAAAAGTTAGATCAAGTGCTGAAGATAAAAATGGAAATAATTTAACTAATGATGCTTCATCTTCTTTTTCAGTTGGATCTGATTTAATTAGACCAGTTGTTATTTCAATCAATCCACCAGATGGCTCATTAGTTGATAATCTTACCACACCCATTGTTGTAACATTTTCTGAGCCAGTGCGCCTTGAATCATTATATCGTGGATTTTCATTAAGCCCTTATGTAAGTGGCAACATTACATTAAGCAACGATGGCACCATTTGTACTTTTACTCCCTATGATCCCTATATTCACGGTATACTGTATACGCTTACACTTTCAAATGAAATATGTGATATAGCAGACAACCATCTTCTTGAAAGAACAATAAGCATATTTAAGGCAGGAACTGACTTTGTCAATCCAACACTGAATCCCGATGCAACTAACCCACCCGATTCCCAGGTAGGTGTATTTGCTTTACATGCAAACTCAACATTACGACTTATTCCCTTCACCCTAAACAGCGGAGTAGATAAATATGCAAATCTTTCTATTACATTTTCAAAAGCTATGCAGAGACTTGATACGCAAAAAAGTATCAGCATATCTCCTTTTGTTGAATATACAATTAAATGGGTTACCGATAAAAATTTACAGTTAATCCCTTCAGAGCAATTTGCTCTTCAGCAACAATATACCATAAGCATTTCAAGACAGGCAAAGGATATTGCCGGTAATGCGCTCGATAGGGATTACAGTTTTCTTTTTTTTATTAACGGTGAAAACTCATTGCCAATAGAAATACAACCTTATGGAAATCCAGTAAAATACCTTTACCAGATGCCATGTAGTGGAGAAGGTCCTGATGAACAAGGCCCTATACGAATCCTTGAAAACGATGATATCATTAACTCAGCACCACCTTACTATTTTGAAAAACAAATTAATGGTTTACCTAAAACCATTTACATTTTGAGAATAGTATTTAATAACAAGAACAACACTCTTGATTCAATTGGTATAAACCTAATTTCTTCTTTACAGAATGTATCCTTTACCGTGCAGGCTGGTAATGTAATAACAAGTCCAAAAATATGGAAGATAAGCAAACCACAAAACAAGTCCAATGCACTCGATATCTACTTGTTTGATCTTGAAAAGAACCAATCAATGTACTACAAAATCTCCATAACCCATGGACCTGATGGAATAAAAGATAACTTCAACAACTACATGTTAACACCATTTACACTTTTTTTGAATTATTAA
- a CDS encoding efflux RND transporter permease subunit: MFASFTVHRPVAVIMVFSALCLFGVISLFNLQMDLLPPIEYPEISVITLYPGASPSEVEQLITKPIEEAVNSVPGITRIRSESIEGASLVVATLQWGINIDFALLKTREKVDLTRGMLPQDVYKPIVTRFDPNALPVMNIAITSSQLDSKALRYEVEKNIVPLFERIDGIGNAKVSGGKVRQIEVLVNRDTMHAYNVNLQDIVNAIQISHYNYPAGTIIAGDKELIIRTVGEFKNLSDIESVRVKTTKEGKPIFLKHIAKVIDGYKEVTSQSFINGHDCINLSIIKESGKNTVKVCTKALQLVQHINSKYTHLQCQVFYDGSEYIKQAIYNVISSALQGSVIAFIVLLFFLQNLISSFVIIIAIPVSLCITLLFLNLYGISINMMSLGGMTLCVGMLIDCGIVILETINQTKNHNYSFTQRIQEAIVSVSPSLVTSTLTSVVIFLPLILIKGIAGALFTQLAITVTVALIASLLVSIMLIPAIFILLHNFKINSTNTKASKLFYKLSHKLHTHIDEINKNYIQIVQKILPSLKVTKITTIIILTFGCLSLLFLDKSLMPHTTQKQFLIRIEMPRGTPLSHTVDFCLLIDSLLSKNPAVKKRLINAGYNPHDHTEYFGKEKNTNIGEIAVTIDSDADDAIKWLRKNLHHSSSIKIDYNTQNPELLQVLPLSMGNIIFECTGQSLSEIEQAIQTFLEHNKVIPGVKDIIVDVKKGKPEIAIHPDKEKLTSFGLSLLDVASTLHTAFYGSTAGKYFEHDNEFDVTVRFDAPFRDSIDDINAILLHTQNSFIPLKEIADVKQQSGYSSITRKDQQHYIAFYVFVDDGYSYSSIIKSIKSRWENTLKNSSVSLNISPDIKETQESIHDLIAILILSIVLIFMIIASQFESLSIPMLIMSTIPISLCGSSIFLFITNNSLNIMSLMGSVILIGTIVNNVILLTDTVIKKYQHSEPIIEFIIAACNSRFLSISMTSLTTLCGLLPLALGLQQGSDLQSPLAISIIGGMIIGTLFIMVVYPSILLVWLLRKK, from the coding sequence ATGTTTGCTTCGTTTACTGTTCATCGTCCAGTTGCTGTGATAATGGTATTTAGCGCACTGTGCCTTTTCGGTGTTATTTCATTGTTCAACTTACAAATGGATCTTTTGCCACCAATAGAATATCCTGAAATATCAGTTATAACCCTCTATCCAGGTGCTTCTCCTTCTGAAGTTGAACAACTCATAACAAAACCTATTGAAGAAGCTGTCAACAGTGTCCCCGGTATAACGCGCATCCGCTCAGAATCCATTGAAGGGGCTAGTTTGGTAGTTGCAACACTCCAATGGGGAATTAATATCGACTTTGCATTACTTAAAACACGTGAAAAAGTTGACCTTACAAGAGGAATGTTGCCGCAGGATGTATATAAACCAATTGTAACGCGCTTTGATCCAAATGCACTTCCAGTTATGAATATTGCCATTACCTCTTCACAACTCGATAGCAAAGCATTGCGCTATGAAGTTGAAAAAAACATTGTACCCCTGTTTGAACGTATTGACGGTATTGGCAATGCAAAAGTTTCTGGTGGTAAAGTACGCCAAATAGAAGTACTTGTAAATAGAGACACTATGCATGCATACAATGTAAATCTTCAGGACATTGTTAATGCCATTCAGATATCTCACTACAATTATCCCGCAGGAACAATTATCGCAGGTGACAAAGAACTTATCATTCGTACCGTAGGTGAATTTAAAAACCTATCTGATATTGAAAGCGTGAGAGTTAAGACTACCAAAGAAGGCAAACCCATTTTCCTAAAACATATAGCAAAGGTTATTGATGGCTACAAGGAAGTAACAAGTCAATCATTCATCAATGGACATGATTGCATTAACCTTTCAATTATTAAAGAATCCGGCAAAAACACTGTAAAGGTGTGCACTAAAGCATTACAACTAGTACAACACATTAACTCAAAGTATACTCATTTGCAATGCCAGGTATTTTACGACGGCTCTGAATACATAAAACAGGCAATTTATAATGTTATTTCATCTGCATTGCAGGGATCAGTAATAGCATTTATTGTGCTCTTGTTTTTTTTGCAAAATCTAATATCTTCATTTGTCATAATCATTGCAATACCTGTTTCATTATGTATTACGTTACTTTTCCTTAATTTATATGGCATATCCATTAACATGATGTCATTAGGTGGCATGACGCTTTGTGTCGGTATGCTGATCGACTGTGGTATCGTTATTCTAGAAACAATTAACCAAACCAAGAATCATAACTATAGTTTTACACAACGTATACAGGAGGCAATAGTTTCTGTATCCCCGTCCCTAGTCACATCAACGTTGACAAGTGTAGTAATATTTTTACCTCTCATCTTAATCAAAGGTATTGCTGGTGCATTGTTTACACAACTTGCCATAACAGTAACTGTTGCCTTAATAGCATCTTTGCTGGTTTCAATTATGCTTATACCTGCAATTTTTATACTTTTACATAATTTCAAAATTAACAGTACTAACACTAAAGCTTCTAAACTGTTTTACAAACTTTCACATAAGCTCCATACACATATTGATGAAATAAACAAAAACTATATTCAAATAGTACAAAAGATTCTACCATCATTAAAAGTTACAAAAATAACTACTATCATTATTCTAACCTTTGGATGTTTATCACTGTTGTTTCTAGATAAAAGTCTGATGCCTCACACCACTCAAAAACAATTTCTTATCAGAATAGAAATGCCCCGCGGTACCCCATTATCACACACTGTAGATTTTTGTTTATTAATTGATTCACTGCTTTCAAAAAATCCTGCTGTCAAAAAAAGGCTAATAAATGCCGGATATAATCCACATGACCATACCGAGTACTTTGGCAAAGAAAAAAATACCAATATTGGTGAAATAGCAGTAACCATAGATAGCGATGCTGATGATGCAATTAAATGGTTACGTAAAAATCTACACCATTCATCCAGTATAAAAATTGATTACAATACACAAAATCCAGAGCTTTTGCAAGTTTTACCTCTTTCAATGGGTAATATTATATTTGAGTGTACCGGACAATCACTTTCAGAAATCGAACAAGCAATCCAGACATTTCTAGAGCATAACAAAGTTATACCAGGAGTTAAGGATATTATTGTTGATGTAAAAAAAGGTAAACCAGAAATAGCTATTCATCCTGACAAAGAAAAATTAACTTCGTTTGGGCTAAGCCTCCTTGATGTTGCCTCTACGCTCCATACTGCTTTTTACGGTAGCACCGCTGGCAAATACTTTGAGCATGACAATGAATTTGATGTAACTGTTCGATTTGATGCACCTTTTAGAGATAGTATAGACGATATTAATGCTATATTATTACATACGCAAAATTCGTTCATACCACTGAAAGAAATAGCAGATGTAAAACAGCAATCTGGATATTCATCAATTACGCGTAAGGATCAGCAACACTATATTGCGTTTTATGTATTTGTTGATGACGGCTATTCATACTCTTCAATTATTAAAAGTATCAAAAGTCGATGGGAAAATACATTAAAAAATTCATCAGTTTCATTGAATATTTCCCCTGATATAAAAGAAACACAAGAATCCATACATGATCTTATCGCAATACTTATTCTGTCTATAGTTTTGATTTTTATGATTATTGCTTCACAGTTTGAATCACTTTCAATTCCCATGCTTATAATGTCTACAATACCCATATCATTGTGTGGTTCTTCTATCTTTTTGTTTATTACAAACAATTCTTTGAATATAATGTCGCTAATGGGTTCAGTTATTCTCATTGGTACCATTGTCAATAATGTCATATTGCTTACT